ATGGATGACAATTTAATGATGATATGGCAGAAATGCCTTCAGTTTATGCGTGATAACCTGAACGCAGCTGAAGACAATTCTGACTTGAAAAAACTTGAAAAATCTTTCGATATGTTATTCGATAAGGTTCAGCCGCTTTCATTAGTAGCAAACAACCTTACGCTTATCGTACCGAGTGATTTTTACAAGGAATATATAGAGGACAATTATCTGTCCTTACTTTCTGCTGCCCTGAAGAAAAATATTGGAAAAGGAGTGAAATTATGGTATTCTGTGATGGAAAACAGACCAAAAGGTGAAGAAAAGCCAGTTACCATGAACATCAAGGGACAAAGTGTTCCTACTCCAAAAACACAGGAAACAATGCCACAAGGATTCTCTGCTAATATTGTAAATCCGTTTGTAGTTCCTGGAATAAGAAAAGTAAATATAGATTCTAACCTTAAGCCTGACTATTCTTTTGATAGTTATGTAGAAGGAGAAAGCAATAAATTTGCAGCCACTGTAGCCAGATCCATTGCAAAAAGACCTGGCGCAACTGCCTTCAACCCGTTATTCTTATACGGAGGTTACGGAGTTGGAAAAACCCACTTAGGACAAGCTGTGGGTCTTGAAGTAAAAAACCAGTTCCCTGATAAAGTAGTTCTTTATCTGTCTTCTGAAAAGTTTATCCAGCAGTTTATCTCTGCTGCCAAAGCACACAAGCAGACGGAATTTGCGAATTTCTACCAAATGGTGGATGTGCTGATTATTGATGATATTCAGTTCTTATCCGGAAAATCAGCAACACAGGATAGTTTCTTCCATATTTTTGATCATCTGCATCAGAACGGAAAACAGATTATCCTTACATCAGATAAGGCTCCTGCTGATATTATGGATATTCAGGACAGAATTGTTTCCCGTTTCAAATGGGGACTTTCTGCAGAAATCAAATCTCCGGATCTATCCACAAGAAGGCAAATCATTGAAGATAAACTAAGCAGAGACGGAATTGTTCTTCCGGGAGATATGCTTGACTTCCTTGCTGTGGAAACGAAAACCAATGTAAGAGAACTTATCGGAGTAATTAACTCTGTGATCGCTTACTCTACAGTATACAAGAGAGACCTGAGTCTTGAATTGCTTAAGGAGACCATTAACAGGATTGCTGCCAACCAGAAAAAGATCATCAACATTCCTTACATCCAGGAAGTAGTATGTGATTATTTTGGAATCAAAAAAGAACAGCTACTGTCAAAAACAAGAAAAAGAGAGATTGCATTACCAAGACAGCTTGCTATGTACTTCTCTAAAGAATTCACCAATTCTACATTTACTAAAATCGGTGAAGAAATGGGAGGCAAAGATCACTCTACGGTAATGTATGCTTGTGATACCATCAAAGATGTATCTAAAATTGATAAAGAAATCAAGAAGTATGTAAAAGACCTTACAGAAAGAATCAAACAATAACATTGTTGAACAAACATAAATTGAAATGAAGGATAGTTTTATTCTTCATTTTTTATTTAGTTTTGTTGGAACAAAAGACTCTTTTTAAATAGATAGGATATGAAAATATTAATGGTCTGTCTGGGCAATATATGCAGAAGCCCTCTGGCAGAGGGAATTATGAAAACCAAGGTGCCGGGAAACTTTGTGGTAGATTCAGCCGGAACTATTTCAATGCATGAAGGAGAACATCCAGACAAAAGAGCTGTTAAAACTGCTGCCAAACATAATATTGACATCTCAAAACAGAGATCAAGACCTATTACCAGAAAAGATTTTGAAACTTTTGATAAGATCTACTGCATGGATATTGATGTATTTGAAGATGTGGTCTCTAAAACCAGGAATGAAGAAGAACGTCAGAAAGTATCTTTGTTTCTGGAAATATTGGGAGATCATAAAAATGCTGAGGTTCCGGACCCTTATTGGGGAGATATGAGCGATTTTGAAAAGGTCTTTCAGCTTCTGGATAAGGGATGTGATGCTATTAAAAACCAAATACTCCAATCATAATTATGAAAAAACTGCTGTTGCTGCTCTTGGTAAGCTTTAATTTTTCTTTTGCCCAAACCAAAGATGAAATTGAAATCCGTAAAGTAATGAGTGACTTTATGGGGTGCATTAAATCCAGAGATGAAGCCAAATATCTCTCGTTATTCCAGGAACCTGTACTCTGGACCGGAATTTATAAAGACAGAACACAGGCAAAGCGTCTGGAGAAAAATCCTAAAGCGGATTACTACTTTGCAGATAACTATAAAGATTTCATCAAAAGTTTTAAAGATGGCAAATCTGAAGAAAAATTTGACAATATTAAGATCGTAGAAGATGGAGCAGTAGCTTCTGCTAATTTCGATTACAGCTTTTGGTACGATGGTAAAATGGAAAACTGGGGAAAAGAGATCTGGACATTGATGAAGATCAACGGAACCTGGAAGATTACTTCCGTTACCTTTTCCATGGATCTGACAAAATATTACCCTCAACCTTCATTAAACGAAAGAATTAAAAAATAATACAATGCTTTTTTTACTCCCTGCTTACTTATCAGAAAATACTTCTATCAACCACTTTTCACCTGTTTTGAAGGATTATATTATGCAGACAGACTATTTCTTTGTGGAAAATGAGAAAACAGCTCGAAAGGTTGTTAAATTTTTTGCTCCGGAAAAAAAGCAGGCTGATCTGAAGTTATTTTTATTAGACAAATACACGGAAAATGCAGATATCAAAGAAGCTCAGGAACTGATGCTGAAAGGGCAGGATTTCGGATTGTTATCAGAAGCTGGTCTGCCTTGTATTGCAGATCCCGGAAATCTGATTGTGAAATGGTGTCATGAGAAAAACATCAGAGTAATCCCTATTTCAGGCCCCTCATCTATTATACTTGCTTTGATTTCCAGCGGATTTAATGGACAGGAATTTAGCTTCCATGGCTATCTTCCTATTGATAAAGGCGAGAAAAAGAAACAGATCATGAATCTTGAAAGCCTTGTTCAGAAAACCGGATATTCACAGATTTTCATGGAAACACCTTACAGAAATAATCAGCTTTTTGAAGATTTGTGTAAGTTTTTGTCACCCAATACCAAACTGTGTATTGCGGCCAATATCAACGACCCGGAACATGAACTCATCAAAACAAAATCTATAAAAGACTGGCAAAAACAAAAACCGGAACTTCATAAAATACCAGCGGTATTTGTGCTTGGGAAATAAATTTAACTCCTTTAGATTTAATAAATTTAAACATAAGGAGTTTTTTAGATTTAGAGGCTGGGAATTGGTTTTCATGATCAATTTTTCAGCCTTTTTTCTTTCTTCTGGCTGCTCAATCATAACTCAAATTGATTATATTTCAATAAAAGGTGATTAATATTATCGTATTTTTCACCTTTTTCTATTGTATAGTATTCTAAATTTATATATAAATATAATATATTATGAATTATTATTTCGTATTGTAATTTATAATATTAACTAATTTGTTTTATTTTAATTAAATTTTATTTAATATTTTATAATTTAAACTGTTTTCGTAGCTTTAAGATAATATCTTTTGTATTCATTTAGTTATTAAGAATACAACAGGTTAAAAATTCAGTTTTATATAAAATTGATTCAATACAACCAACACCAAATATTTAAATATGATTACACGTAAAATTTTTTTTCCGGTATTGCTGATGCTGGCCATACTGGTACCTTCTTTAATTCATCTGTCCGCACACGGATATGTACTAAGTCCTGCTTCAAGAGGATATCAGGGAAGTCTGGATAAGGCTTCGCTTGGTTATTCTGTAGCATTTGGAAAATATGGTTCAGTAATTAATGAACCGGGGTCTCTGGAAGCTCCAAAAGGTTTTCCAGCATCTGGTCCTATAGATGGAAAGATTGCTTCCGCTAATGGAAGTATTGGTGGAGACACTACACTGGATATTCAAACAGCTGACCGCTGGAAGAAAACCAATATCACCACCGGAGTGAATGCCTTTATATGGAAATATCTGGCTTACCATGCCTCTGCGAAATGGCATTATTATATGACAAAGCAGGGCTGGAATCCTAATCAGCCTCTTTCCCGTCAGGATCTTGAGCTTATTGGTACAGTTGTGCATAATGGGACACCGCCGCAGGATAATGTTTCTCATCAGATTACAGTTCCTGCTAACCGTACAGGCTATCATATAATTTTAGCGGTCTGGGATGTAGCAGATACTACCAATGCATTTTATAATGTGATTGATGTTAACGTAACCTCCGGAACAGGAGTTTCTGCACCTGCCACTCCTACAGGATTAACCCAGCTGGGAGTTACCAGTTCTTCAGCTAAAATAAGTTGGACTCCACAGTCAGATGCAGTGTCATATACTATTTTCCGCAACGGACAAAATATTCAGCAGGTAAGTGTGGCAACATTTGAAGATACCGGTTTGACTGCTAATACAGTTTATACGTATGAAATACAGGCAAAAGGTTCTTCAGGGCTTACGTCAGGGAAAAGTGCACCACTCAATGTAAAAACGAATACTGAAGGTACTCTCGAAAAACCTACAGCACCATCAAACCTCCATTCAATGGGAGTTACAGAGAACTCCGTGTCACTCATGTGGATGGCCTCTACACATACACAAGGCATCAAAAATTATCATGTATTTGAAAATGGGATCAAAGTAGGAGAAACTGTGCAAACAAGTTTTATACGAACAGGATTAGCGCAAGACACAGAATATCGTTATACAGTAAGATCTGTTGCGATGAACGATCAGCTCTCTGATATGAGTAATGAATTAAAAGTCAGAACGAAGAAAGTTACACCGGGTAATGGTCAGACGTATTGTGGAGCAGAGCAATATAATGCAGCCAATGCATATCCTACAGCCGGAATGAAAGTTTTCTACTCCTGTAAAATCTGGAAAAACAAGTGGTATGCAAATCCGGGAGAACTTCCAGGAGCCAATATGGTATGGGAGGAAGTAAGTGCATGTACAGAAGGTCCTGGCTGTGAATCAAGCGGTCCGGTGACTTATTGTGGGGCACAGGAATATAATCCTGTAAAAACTTATCCGACATCAGGAACGAAGGTTTTCTATGCCTGCAAGATCTGGGAAAACAAGTGGTATGCAAATCCTGGAGAAGCACCGGGAAGTAATGCTGTGTGGAAAGTTGTAAGCGACTGCAATGAAGGACAGAGTTGTAAAACATCAGGTCTTACCAGTAAAGAAAATGATCTTTCAGTGATCGTATCTGAGCATTTGATCAATTTTGCACCTGAAAGCTTCTATGATAAAATACGCAGAGTAGAGGTCATTACTCCTCACGGACTTCGGATCATGACCTTTATGAACCCAGGAAAAGACAATATGAATATCAGCAGTCTTCAATCTGGAATATATTTTGTGAAGATCCTTTACAAAGATGGAAACAGTATCACTAAAACCATCAGAAAATAACAAAAGAATATAGAAAATAACAAAAGCTGCCTTATCATAAAAGGCGGCTTTTTTTATCATAAATTATTGGGATCTAAATAAATGAATTCTTCGCTGTCTTAGAAATTTTTAATTTCTTTTTTTTCGAAAATATTTAACAGCTGTTAACAAGACTATTGCATTATTCTTGTTTTTAAACACTCTACTGGAAACAGTATAAATTGTTGATAATGCAGTAAAAATCCGGGCATCGAAGATGCCCGGATTTTTAATAAATTAATTCTGATCTTTCTTCTTTGATTTCCATTTTCTCCAAAGAACAATAATAACAGGAATAAGCAAAAAGAGTGGCCATAATGAAACCATTCCTAGCAGAAAGCTTACAAAACTGTTCCAGCCTTCCGTCAGAGAATCTATAAAACGGCTTCCAAAACCTATTTTTGAGGTAGCTGAACTTCTTACTTTCTCTTTATACAGGTTTAAATTCAGCGTACTGTAATTCACACGGTCATCAATAAAGCGAAGTCTGCCTTCAGCAACATCAATCTCATCTTCAAGCTCTCTGATCTTTTCCTGAATTTCAAGCATATCTTTAGTTGTGCTGGCACTTTTAAGCATGTCACGGTATTTTTCAAGATATATTCTTTTGTTGGCCAGCTTAATGGCTACATCAGTATATTCCTCCGTCACATCATTGGATGAAATATTTTTAGACAAAACAGATCCTACTCCGTCCGAAAATGAGTTGATGAGAGCGTCAAAATTTTTATGAGGTACACGGATGATCAGAGTAAGGTTATCATCCATATCCGTATTTTGAAACTCTTCTTTTTGGATATAAGCATTGTTTTTCTTGATGATCTCATTGACTTGGTTCTGTGTTTTTTTAATATCACCCACCTGAATCTTCATATCACCGTTTTTGATGATTTTTTTGGAGATTGTATCTGTTTTCTTTTGGGTATAAAGATCTTTGTTTGTTCCATTGTCATCTGTAAGTAACTTTTCGGAAATAAAATGTGGTGGAGATACAGCTTCTGCAGAAGGCGCTTTATTTTCGATTAGAACTTCCATCATGTCGGCTTTCACTTCATGTTTGTCACCGCCTGATTTGCTGCAATTGATCAGAATAAGACCAGATAATAGGAAAATAATTTTTTTCATGGGTTAGTTAGCTTTTATGAATATGATCAAAAAGTGTGCTCAAAAATGATCATTTGTAAAATGGGTGAAAATTTAAAACGATAGAATGTTGAATGCAAAATCAATAAACGGGTTTAAAACTGACCTGAAAATTGCTGAGACTCATAAATTATTTTTATTTTTAATTCATGAAAAAAAGTCTTTTAGCATTTGTGTTTTCTCCATTTCTTATGTATGCTCAGGAAGCTCCGAAACTTACAGACGAAATGGCGTTGAAATTGTCCGACAAACCTCTTCACTGTATCAATCAGGAATACCCGAATAAAACAGCCCATATCATTAATAATGCAGGGGAGGTTCCTTTGACTCCCAAAGATCTTCACCCCAGTTTTTATGGCTGTTTCGACTGGCATAGCTCTGTTCATGGACATTGGATGCTGACAAGACTTTTGAAAACAAAACCTAATCTGTCTAGTGCCAAAGAAATTGAAAAAATTCTGGATGAATCATTTCAGAAAGATAAACTGAAGATAGAAGCAGATTATTTTACAAAATATCAGTTAACAGGAACTTTCGAAAGAACCTATGGCTGGGCATGGATCCTAAAACTGGATGAAGAACTTACCAACTGGGATCATCCAAAAGCTAAAATATGGCATGAGAACCTGAAACCACTTACAGATCAGATTCTGAAATCCTGGAAAACCTATCTTCCCAAGCAAACCTATCCAAACAGAACCGGAGTTCATCCCAATACTGCTTTTGCAATGGCATTTGCTATAGATTGGGCAAGAGCCAATAAAGATAAAGAGTTTGAAAACCAGCTGATAGAAAAGGCCAAATACTTTTTCTTAAAAGATCAGAAAACTCCTGCTTATCTGGAACCGGACGGATCGGATTTCTTTTCGCCAAGTCTGGAAATTGCAGATCTGATGCGCAGAGTTCTTCCTCAAAAAGAATTTGTACAGTGGCTGAGTGCTTTCTACGAAAAAAGAAGCCTGGAAAATGTAGAAAAAATCCCTGTAGTTAGTGATCTTAGCGATTATCAGACCGTTCACCTTGTGGGATTATCTTTTTCCAAAGCATGGTGTATGAAAGGAATTTCAAACGCACTTCCTGTCAACCATCCGCTGAAAAAAGAATTCAGAAAAACGGCAGATATATTTCTTGCCAACGGACTGCCGCTACTTTTCCAGGGAAATTATGGCGGAGACCACTGGCTGGCAAGTTTTGCCGTATATGCTCTGGAAGATTAATATTTGATTCCGATTTTTTTCAGAATAAAACCTAAAAGCCAGATAGGTCCTATCAAAAGAAACTGAAGATCTTTGAGGAAGGACGGCTTTTGTCCTTCTATTTTATGTCCTATCAACTGGAAAATCCAGGTGATGATGAATACAGAAAGATAAACCATCCATGATTGCCTTCCGACACTGATATTGGTCAGATAGATGAAATGCTCCATGATAAGCATTATCACAATCATCACGATAGCGATCAAAAAAGACAGTCTTATGTAGAACAGAGTAATCAGAATAATCACAATAAGGCTTATGATACTGACACATCCGAAATATGAAGCACAGAAATGAGGTGAGGGAATCAGGGAAGCAAAGCCCAGAATTGTCCAGAAGATTAAAGGCACACAAATCCAGTGAATGAACTTGTTGGTCGCATTTCTATGGCTTTTACTGTATTCGGCAAATAATAAATCAACCTTTCTCATACTGACAGGAAATTGGATTAATGCTAAAATAATAAAATTTTGTAATCACTGGTAAGATTGCTTACATTTGCTTTATGTCTGCCCTAGAAAAATTCGGAGTTGATATTTTTACGGAACATAATATTTTCGAGCGAATAGCTGTGGGTAAACCGTTTCGTCCCGATAATCCTGCTTTTATATTTATTAAATCAGGAACTATAAAACTTCGCCAGCATTTCAGTGATCTGGAGGTTTCTGCCAATATGTTTATGGTAACCGATCCACAAACCATTTATGAAGTGGTGGGAGTAACTGATGATTTTCAGTCCAGGATGGTTTCCTATAAGAGAGAATTTATTTCAGCTTTGTCATTGAAATTTAACCGTCTCATTACCTATCGTTATTTCAGACAGCAGATGAATAAAGGAGTTCCTTTTCCTGAGGACGAAATGGAAGTAGTCTGGAAAAGTGTCAATTTCCTGAAATATATTCTGGATTCTGAAACCGAAATGCTCTATAAGAAAGAAATGGTAGAGCATCTTTTCTCTGTTTTCTGCTATCAGATGGCCGGGATTATTTCCAAGGAAGATAACAGTTCTATGAATCAGATGTCCAGGCAGGAAGAAATCGTGTTTGTATTTCTTACTGATATCGCGGAACACCATCTTACAGAAAGAACCGTTGAGTTTTATGCCGAACGGCAGTCAATTACAACCAGACATCTATCTTCTGTGGTGAAGACCATTACAGGCAAATCTGCAAGTCAAATCATCGCTTTAATTGTCATCAATGAGGCGAAAGTACTCTTAAACTCTTCCAATAAACCGGTTTCAGAGGTTTCTTCTATTCTCGGATTCAGTGATCAATACTCGTTTTCTCACTTTTTTAAGAAGCATCTGGAGGTAAGTCCTACACAGTATAGACATCAGTTCGAAAGCTGAAATCTTACATTTGAACATCTTTTTCCAAAAATCAAACATTTGATTGATTTTATTGTTGACCTAACTTTGCATCTGTAAAACAAGGTAAAATGACACAAAAAATAAAAACAGCACTATCTGTATTGATAGCAGCTTTTCCTGCGCTGTTTTTTTCACAACAGATTAAACAGATGACCGCAGGTGAGGTGGCGGAACTTGCTGTTCAAAATCACCAGCAGCTCAAAGTTTCTGCTCAGAACATTGATATTGCAAAGCAGAATACAAATGTTGTTAAACTTCAGAAACTTCCTACAATCACCGCTTCTACGAGTCAGTTCTATTTAGGAGACGCGGTAGCTATTGACAAAGACTTCTCGAATTCTACAAAAGTTCCGATGCCACATTACGGAAGTTCGTACGCGGTACAGGCAACACAGCTTATCTTCAAAGGAGGATTGGTGAATAAGTCTGTTGAAATGGCAGGACTTCGTGAGCAGCTTTCCGAACTGGATTTAGAGAAAAATAAACAGGATGTAAAATTTTTAGTGATTTCCAATTATCTGGATGTCTATAAAATCATCAATCAGGAAGAAGTATTTCAGAATAACAAAAAACTCGCTCAGGAGCGTCTTAAAAACATTCAGAAATTCTACCAGCAGGGGATGGTAACCAGAAATGAGGTCATTCGTGGAGAATTGGCTATTAAAAACCTGGATCAGGGAATTCTTACTCTTACCAACAATAGGAAAATCCTTAATTATAATTTGAATATTGCTTTAGGCTTATCTTCTGACACGGAGATTGTTCCTACAGAAAGTTTAGAAAACAAAGAATTCGGAATAGGCATGGAATACTATACAGATCTTGCTCATGAAAGTAATCCATTGTTGAAGTCTGCTCAAAAAAATATTGCGGTTGCAGATAAAAATATTGAGATTATCAAAACGGACAATGCACCTACACTGGCTGGATTTGGAGGATATACACTCCAAAGACCGATCACGACTAGAAATCCAGTTTTGGATATGTACTCAGGAGGATGGCAGACCGGGGTTTCTCTCAGTTATAATATTGATACCCTTTATAAAACGAAAGAAAAAGTAAAATTAGGGGAACTGCAAAAGAACCAAGCGAATGATGCCATGACTCTTGTACAGCAGAATGTAGATATGGGAGTGAATGCAGCCTATACAAAATATCAGGAAGCAATTCAGCAGGCAGATATTCTGAATGATTCCAAAAGACTGGCAGAAGAAAACTACAAGATTACAGAAGCCAAATATCTGAATCAATTGGCTGTACAGGCAGAAATGATTGATGCTCAGAACCAGAAACTACAGTCGGAACTTGATTATGCCAATGCTGAAATCAATGTTTTGTATCAGTATTACAACCTTTTGAAATCTACAGGAACACTTTAATTTTTAAAACTGACAATCAACACAATGGAAAACAAGGAACAAACTACTCAAAATACGACACCAACTCCAGCAACATCTGTTGCGGAAAATAAGAAAAAGAAAAATAAAACCAATAAAATCAGAGCCATCATTTCTAATATCATCGTTTTTCTGGTGATCGGTTTCGGATTATTCTGGTTGATACGTGAATATTTCCACATCGGAAGCAAAACCTATACGGAAGCAGCACAGGTAGAAGAATTTATCAACCCCATCAATACAAGAGTTTCGGCATACATCAAAGAAATTAAGTTTATTGAACATCAGCGCGTAAAAAAAGGAGATACGCTGGTAATTCTTGACGAACGTGAAATTCTTACACAGCTGGGACAGGCAGAAGCAGCTTATCAGAATGCTATGGCGCAAAAAACTGCAACAAGTTCTTCTGTGAATACTGTTTCCAACAATATCAACGTAATGCAGTCTAATATTGCGGGAGCAAAAGCCAGATTATGGAATGCAGAACAGAACTTAAACAGATACAGAAATCTTTTATCAGCCGAAGCGGTTACAAGACAGCAATATGATCAGGTGAAGACGGAATATGATGCGCAAAAAGCAGCCTATGAAACTCTAGTGAATCAGAAACAATCTGCAAATCTTTCTACTACAGAAGTGAAAAGCAGATTGGGAATTAATGATGCTGAAATTAAAAGAACAAAATCTGCTTTGGATATGGCCAGAATCAATCTTTCGTATACAGTTATTACCGCACCTTACGATGGAGTAATGGGAAGAAGAACCATTTCTGAAGGTCAGTTGATTCAGCCGGGACAACAGGTTGCAACTATCGTTCTGAATGGTCAGAAATGGGTAACAGCCAACTTCCTGGAAAGCCAGATGCCAAATATCAAAGTAGGAGAAAAAATTTCTATGACAGCTGATGCTTTAGGCGGTAAAAAATTTGAAGGAGTAGTAACAGCGGTTTCAGCGGCTACCGGATCAAGATATTCAAGTGTGCCTACCGATAACTCTACCGGAAACTTCATTAAAGTACAGCAGAGAATTCCTGTAAGAATCGAGTTTACAGCATCCAATAAAAAAGAAGATATGGATAAGTTGAGTGCAGGAATGAATATGAATGTGAATATTAATAAAGACTAGAAGGCGGAAGATATCAGATTTCAGACATTATGCTGTGGAAAGCTGAGGCTGAATGTTGAAAGTCTGTCATCTGATATCTGAAACCTATTACCTAAAAAATCATGTACAACAAAGGATTATATAGCGATTGGGTACCGAAACCCGTACAGCTGCTGCTGATTGTATTACTGCTTGCCGTGGTAATGCCAATCGGTGGGGTGTATACCGGAAATATCAGTTCTCTGGTAAGTGGTACCGGTGCCATGACAGAATATTTTATGTGGGCTAACTATGCCACTACCATTGGGATGGGAGCCTGTATGCCTGTTGTTCTCAGAATCAAAATGAGGTTCAAAGTAAGGGATAAGATGGTTTTACTTCTGGTACTTTTAGGATTGCTCAGTTATGTAAACGGAACTACTTTACAGCCAATGATTTTCATATTTACCTCTTTAGTGATAGGTTTTATGAAAATGATGGTCACCATAGAACTGTTCCTGCCACTGATGGTCATGATTGGAAACCGTGGTATGTTTTACGGAGCTTTCTATACCTTCGTTCTTGTGATGAATCAGGTGGCAACCTATTATGCAGCTGAATTTGCACTTGTCTACAACTGGCAGCAGTTTTACCTGTTCACAGCCGTTTTATGTTTTATTTTAGCTTTAATACACTGGATTTTTATGCATAATAAATATTTTGCGTTAAAAGTTCCACTGCATTATATTGACTGGTTAAGTATTTTGCTTTTCATTTCAACGTTCATGTTTTCGGCTTATGTGTATTCATTCGGAAGACAGCAGGATTGGTTCAATTCGAAGAATATTATGTATGCAAGTATTACAGCTTTTGTGAGTTTTGCATTGCTTTCTATCCGTCAGTTAACTTTAAAAAGACCATACCTTTCTTTTAAAATTTTTACAAAAAATAATGTACAGCACGGCTTGTTCATGCTTTTCTGGCTGGGAATGTTTTTAGGAACAGCTTCTATTCAGAATACTTTTGCGGTTGGTGTGTTGGGCTATGACCAATTGACAAATACCAGACTGAGTCTGCTGATGATTCCCGGAATTATTTTAGCCGGAGTCATTGCCATTTTCTGGTTCAAAAAAGAAAAACCTTTAAAAATGTATATTTTTTCCGGTTTCTCTGCAATGGTTGCATATGCCATTATTATGTACTTTTCTATGGTATTGGAATTCAGTTATGACAACTGGTATCTGCCTATGTTTTTAAAGGGTTACGGAATGTGTTCACTGTTTATCTCCGTATGGTTTTATACACTGGATAAGCTTGAAATGGATGAAATGCTGGCAGCCATCGGACTTGTATTGGTTTGGAGAACTTTCCTTGCCGTAGGAATTTTTTCAACGCTCTATTCATGGTTTCAGTATCGTTTTCAGGTTACAGCAATTGGTGATCTTGCCGTTTATATGGACGGAATGACGGTTACTCCTCAGAATGTAGCGGCTAATATGAAAGCCATTCAGCTAAATGCAATCATCATAGCTACCAAAAAGATATTCGGATATATTATTTTAGTCGGATTTGGAGTATTGATTTATGTTGCCACCCATCATTTTGGAGCAAAACGTTTTCAGTATTTCAGATTTGTGAGAGTTCTTGGCGGTAAATCTGTTATTGCGAGAAGAAGACTTCGTGAAAGGAAAAAATTACTAGAAGAAATAAAAGATGCGGCTGGGCCTGCAATATAAAAATACCTTGTTTTTCACTAGTAAAATCCTGGTCCTTCATTGGGCTGGGATTTTACGCTTTTTAAAGGAGAAA
The window above is part of the Chryseobacterium sp. MA9 genome. Proteins encoded here:
- a CDS encoding AraC family transcriptional regulator, with protein sequence MSALEKFGVDIFTEHNIFERIAVGKPFRPDNPAFIFIKSGTIKLRQHFSDLEVSANMFMVTDPQTIYEVVGVTDDFQSRMVSYKREFISALSLKFNRLITYRYFRQQMNKGVPFPEDEMEVVWKSVNFLKYILDSETEMLYKKEMVEHLFSVFCYQMAGIISKEDNSSMNQMSRQEEIVFVFLTDIAEHHLTERTVEFYAERQSITTRHLSSVVKTITGKSASQIIALIVINEAKVLLNSSNKPVSEVSSILGFSDQYSFSHFFKKHLEVSPTQYRHQFES
- a CDS encoding MFS transporter, whose amino-acid sequence is MYNKGLYSDWVPKPVQLLLIVLLLAVVMPIGGVYTGNISSLVSGTGAMTEYFMWANYATTIGMGACMPVVLRIKMRFKVRDKMVLLLVLLGLLSYVNGTTLQPMIFIFTSLVIGFMKMMVTIELFLPLMVMIGNRGMFYGAFYTFVLVMNQVATYYAAEFALVYNWQQFYLFTAVLCFILALIHWIFMHNKYFALKVPLHYIDWLSILLFISTFMFSAYVYSFGRQQDWFNSKNIMYASITAFVSFALLSIRQLTLKRPYLSFKIFTKNNVQHGLFMLFWLGMFLGTASIQNTFAVGVLGYDQLTNTRLSLLMIPGIILAGVIAIFWFKKEKPLKMYIFSGFSAMVAYAIIMYFSMVLEFSYDNWYLPMFLKGYGMCSLFISVWFYTLDKLEMDEMLAAIGLVLVWRTFLAVGIFSTLYSWFQYRFQVTAIGDLAVYMDGMTVTPQNVAANMKAIQLNAIIIATKKIFGYIILVGFGVLIYVATHHFGAKRFQYFRFVRVLGGKSVIARRRLRERKKLLEEIKDAAGPAI
- a CDS encoding DUF2891 domain-containing protein, with protein sequence MKKSLLAFVFSPFLMYAQEAPKLTDEMALKLSDKPLHCINQEYPNKTAHIINNAGEVPLTPKDLHPSFYGCFDWHSSVHGHWMLTRLLKTKPNLSSAKEIEKILDESFQKDKLKIEADYFTKYQLTGTFERTYGWAWILKLDEELTNWDHPKAKIWHENLKPLTDQILKSWKTYLPKQTYPNRTGVHPNTAFAMAFAIDWARANKDKEFENQLIEKAKYFFLKDQKTPAYLEPDGSDFFSPSLEIADLMRRVLPQKEFVQWLSAFYEKRSLENVEKIPVVSDLSDYQTVHLVGLSFSKAWCMKGISNALPVNHPLKKEFRKTADIFLANGLPLLFQGNYGGDHWLASFAVYALED
- a CDS encoding DUF962 domain-containing protein, giving the protein MRKVDLLFAEYSKSHRNATNKFIHWICVPLIFWTILGFASLIPSPHFCASYFGCVSIISLIVIILITLFYIRLSFLIAIVMIVIMLIMEHFIYLTNISVGRQSWMVYLSVFIITWIFQLIGHKIEGQKPSFLKDLQFLLIGPIWLLGFILKKIGIKY
- a CDS encoding HlyD family secretion protein, coding for MENKEQTTQNTTPTPATSVAENKKKKNKTNKIRAIISNIIVFLVIGFGLFWLIREYFHIGSKTYTEAAQVEEFINPINTRVSAYIKEIKFIEHQRVKKGDTLVILDEREILTQLGQAEAAYQNAMAQKTATSSSVNTVSNNINVMQSNIAGAKARLWNAEQNLNRYRNLLSAEAVTRQQYDQVKTEYDAQKAAYETLVNQKQSANLSTTEVKSRLGINDAEIKRTKSALDMARINLSYTVITAPYDGVMGRRTISEGQLIQPGQQVATIVLNGQKWVTANFLESQMPNIKVGEKISMTADALGGKKFEGVVTAVSAATGSRYSSVPTDNSTGNFIKVQQRIPVRIEFTASNKKEDMDKLSAGMNMNVNINKD
- a CDS encoding TolC family protein — translated: MTQKIKTALSVLIAAFPALFFSQQIKQMTAGEVAELAVQNHQQLKVSAQNIDIAKQNTNVVKLQKLPTITASTSQFYLGDAVAIDKDFSNSTKVPMPHYGSSYAVQATQLIFKGGLVNKSVEMAGLREQLSELDLEKNKQDVKFLVISNYLDVYKIINQEEVFQNNKKLAQERLKNIQKFYQQGMVTRNEVIRGELAIKNLDQGILTLTNNRKILNYNLNIALGLSSDTEIVPTESLENKEFGIGMEYYTDLAHESNPLLKSAQKNIAVADKNIEIIKTDNAPTLAGFGGYTLQRPITTRNPVLDMYSGGWQTGVSLSYNIDTLYKTKEKVKLGELQKNQANDAMTLVQQNVDMGVNAAYTKYQEAIQQADILNDSKRLAEENYKITEAKYLNQLAVQAEMIDAQNQKLQSELDYANAEINVLYQYYNLLKSTGTL